One genomic region from Labeo rohita strain BAU-BD-2019 chromosome 7, IGBB_LRoh.1.0, whole genome shotgun sequence encodes:
- the LOC127167558 gene encoding up-regulator of cell proliferation, translating into MDDYLYPIIVEGDWRPEHAKSVKNKLQIYFQSKKKSQGGDCVVQCNDGSNCARILFKSFDIRDGVLSKAEHIITIDNQKIKLKVYKSSDIEEQTDRTGQKKEQACGYQEPKTNIQSLLKDLGLEQYYPNKLSLSDVLQIDTRSVADEPAQSLPSLPWLFLKKLMMVNVTARSEKCSQSSDDSDDLSNLDVYNDTLDYPNDQNSSVNPLDIVTALFLCSDGFLQQEMVSKMSMCQFSVPLLLPNCDSKECIFMLWAMRDIVKKFRPHSLSDPKGFVEERIVHSELPLVSFVRLGDCSISKSQILNKLLSNPQQYHDTFVHHDMDCGDIQRKISNGLVEMSWYLPCGNKNIDVFPEAVAVANLRGDIKTFQTQYSFLCQTSTAVFVFFDNLDRNCKLLTNQHATAQFFLVGNAQSKAFDLEQLKRTASEMSLKKNNIILKNNQNDANFVKNLHSAVNYIINNHTNKARLEGINTIAHELGILVDEDIQECQTAKSNAHALTKNIQDTLQFKETQLPLQGKIWKDLAKLEKEECRLRKAGDQNIETYKSDLQIKKTELRKQQSKYDISEAMSCFVSGLSSSNKERSYFLKWMRMNLDNLSRKSLSCLREQYKEKCQQYSENKEEIAQLDQQISNSSLGIEHFLREMGQLYEAAVSLPDILQPHKQMLHLPRLCAELMLDGFPLELVDGDASNIPLRWVSDVLQYLNFLVQPNNKIMVVTVLGVQSTGKSTLLNTMFGVQFAVSSGRCTRGAFMQLIKVSEDIKKELDCDYLVIIDTEGLKSPELAKLDDSYEHDNELATLVVGLSDITIINIAMENSTEMKDVLQIVVHAFIRMKEIGKKPSCQFVHQNVADVSAHDKNMRDRKLLLEQLNEMTEAAAKMENKEEYKMFTDVMEYDPETCNWYIPGLWHGNPPMAPVNAGYSEAVYDLKKKMIDVIGKCKLRTSGNNITEFLEWTKSLWNAVKYENFIFSFRNSLVADAYMRLCTEFHKWEWSFKKNMHSWLTVAETRVSNFEIIKLKTDKSDLKDLLCKLKQEAVTKLDTLEKTTMENLSKYFEQTEGHVYLVEKYKEDFVSSVKCLRRETESSLLTQLEATVDIRRGMKILVNIKKNFTDTMEKKVLGLLEDLRKNNSSKNDAHMTDMQLDTCFGQIWQETINELSFTGLKQRNVFDYVFRQLRENMKQKGGSVTEQLMTVKLKDHGTGVFKITKEVFYKRWIKQMFNDNSAVELQNLADNIIHTCTQFVLEKTAMHSDYHDTYIQEVLHIIDDRYMSNKNIRFSDEFELSLKLHICGFSARAFQDMHERFIKDNDPRRCLDQYKDKYRNDFKDLFHDRDQCQRKAEEFTKLCLMPAVEQFIYSSLGPDIVDKMLQGKNAFQFSTRAFFQYSLLKQLVNENNFEQYVKYISYYEGFVKGWILDQIYKQFSNNHEVSELEERHLRGITKQIVEAVKMAQNETNKDGIKGFIQCICRKLGQKLIIPKDALETVMVLNNASEEPFACWLTKSVEEMEQTLKQQFKQVNIQCKLRKLKMKPQDELFKRVFGCGKQCPFCKTPCEAGGEAHTEHCASVHRPQGLGRYSDEYSKKLVTNICSTDVHSEVHFRCYETNSEFHPYKRYREIFPDWH; encoded by the exons ATGGACGACTATCTTTATCCCATCATTGTAGAGGGAGATTGGAGGCCTGAACACGCTAAAAGTGTGAAAAATAAACTTCAGATTTACTTTCAGAGTAAGAAGAAATCTCAGGGAGGAGACTGCGTCGTGCAATGTAATGATGGGAGTAACTGTGCTAGGATTCTGTTCAAATCATTTGACA TCCGAGATGGTGTCCTCTCAAAGGCAGAGCATATTATTACCATTGACAATCAGAAAATCAAGTTGAAAGTGTACAAATCCAGCGATATAGaggaacagacagacagaactgGACAAAAA AAGGAGCAGGCATGTGGATATCAGGAACCAA aaacaaacattCAGAGCCTTTTGAAGGATTTGGGCTTGGAGCAGTACTACCCGAACAAACTCTCACTCAGTGATGTGTTACAGATTGACACAAGGTCAGTGGCAGATGAGCCAGCCCAGTCTCTACCATCTTTACCATGGCTGTTTCTGAAGAAATTGATGATGGTGAATGTGACTGCAAGAAGTGAAAAATGTTCTCAGTCATCTGATGACAGTGATGATTTGTCAAACTTAGATGTTTACAATGATACGTTAGATTACCCTAATGATCAAAACAGTAGTGTAAACCCTTTAGACATAGTGACTGctctttttctttgttcagATGGTTTCCTCCAACAGGAAATGGTCTCAAAAATGTCAATGTGTCAGTTCTCTGTGCCTTTGCTCCTTCCAAACTGTGACAGCAAAGAGTGCATATTCATGCTTTGGGCCATGAGAGATATTGTGAAGAAATTCAGACCTCACTCATTGTCAGACCCAAAAGGGTTTGTGGAGGAGAGAATTGTTCACTCTGAGCTCCCCCTAGTGTCCTTTGTTAGGCTTGGTGATTGCAGCATTTCTAAATCTCAGATCTTAAACAAATTGCTCAGCAACCCCCAGCAGTATCATGACACTTTTGTACATCATGACATGGATTGTGGAGATATCCAAAGAAAGATATCAAATGGATTAGTGGAGATGAGTTGGTATCTACCTTGtggaaacaaaaacattgatGTTTTTCCTGAAGCCGTGGCGGTTGCAAATTTAAGAGGTGATATCAAGACCTTTCAGACACAGTACTCCTTCTTATGTCAGACCTCCACTGcggtttttgtgttttttgacaATCTGGACAGAAACTGTAAGTTACTCACCAACCAACATGCAACAgcacagttttttttagttGGCAATGCACAAAGCAAAGCATTTGATTTGGAGCAGCTGAAAAGAACAGCCTCTGAAATGAGTCTGAAGAAAAACAACATCATTCTGAAGAACAATCAAAATGATgcaaattttgttaaaaatctgCATTCTGCagtaaattacataattaataatCATACCAACAAAGCACGTCTGGAGGGAATAAACACTATAGCACATGAACTTGGAATTTTAGTTGATGAAGACATCCAGGAATGCCAGACAGCAAAAAGTAATGCGCATgccttaacaaaaaatatacaggACACACTGCAGTTCAAAGAGACACAGCTTCCCCTTCAGGGTAAAATCTGGAAAGATTTGGCAAAACTGGAAAAAGAGGAATGCAGACTCCGGAAAGCTGGTGATCAAAACATAGAAACATACAAGAGTGATCTCCAAATTAAAAAGACTGAACTCAGGAAACAGCAGAGTAAATATGATATCTCAGAGGCCATGTCCTGTTTTGTTAGTGGACTATCAAGCTCAAACAAGGAGAGGTCCTACTTCTTGAAGTGGATGCGGATGAACCTTGACAATCTCTCCCGAAAAAGCCTGTCCTGTCTCCGAGAGCAGTACAAAGAAAAGTGTCAACAATATTCAGAAAACAAAGAGGAAATTGCACAGCTTGACCAACAGATCTCTAACAGTTCTTTAGGAATAGAGCACTTCCTGCGTGAAATGGGCCAACTCTATGAAGCTGCAGTGTCACTACCAGACATCTTACAACCACATAAACAAATGCTTCACTTACCCAGATTATGTGCTGAGCTGATGTTGGATGGATTCCCTCTGGAACTGGTTGATGGAGATGCATCAAATATTCCTCTCAGATGGGTGAGTGATGTGCTTCAGTATCTGAACTTTTTGGTGCAGCccaataataaaatcatggTGGTCACAGTTTTAGGAGTTCAGAGCACAGGGAAGTCCACCTTACTGAACACTATGTTTGGAGTTCAGTTTGCAGTCAGCAGTGGAAGATGCACCAGAGGAGCTTTTATGCAGCTGATCAAAGTCAGTGAGGACATCAAGAAAGAACTTGACTGTGACTATTTAGTGATAATTGACACTGAAGGCCTAAAATCCCCAGAGCTGGCAAAACTAGATGATAGCTATGAACATGACAATGAATTAGCCACACTTGTTGTTGGATTGAGTGACATCACAATCATCAACATCGCAATGGAGAATTCCACAGAAATGAAGGATGTTTTGCAGATTGTAGTCCATGCTTTCATCAGAATGAAAGAAATAGGGAAAAAACCCAGTTGTCAATTTGTCCACCAAAATGTTGCTGATGTGTCAGCCCATGACAAGAACATGAGAGACCGAAAGCTTCTGCTCGAGCAGCTGAATGAGATGACAGAGGCGGCTGCTAAAATGGAGAACAAGGAAGAGTATAAAATGTTCACTGATGTGATGGAGTATGATCCAGAAACTTGCAATTGGTATATTCCTGGACTCTGGCATGGAAATCCTCCAATGGCACCAGTGAATGCTGGCTATTCCGAGGCTGTCTATGaccttaaaaagaaaatgattgatGTAATTGgtaaatgcaaactcagaacaTCTGGAAATAACATAACAGAATTTTTGGAGTGGACAAAAAGCTTGTGGAATGCagtcaaatatgaaaatttcatatttagttTCAGGAATAGCTTGGTGGCTGATGCATACATGAGACTGTGCACAGAATTTCATAAATGGGAATGGTCCTTCAAGAAGAATATGCATTCTTGGTTAACAGTAGCTGAAACCAGAGTGTCAAATTTTGAGATAATCAAACTGAAAACAGACAAGTCAGATCTAAAAGATCTTTTATGCAAGCTGAAACAGGAAGCTGTCACAAAGCTTGACACCTTGGAAAAGACCACAATGGAAAACCTTTCCAAATACTTTGAACAAACAGAGGGTCATGTCTACCTTGTGGAAAAATACAAAGAAGACTTTGTGAGCAGTGTAAAATGTCTCAGGAGGGAAACTGAGAGCTCACTGCTGACACAGCTTGAGGCAACAGTGGACATTAGGAGAGGAATGAAAATTCTGGTTAACATCAAGAAAAATTTCACTGATACAATGGAGAAAAAAGTGCTGGGCCTACTGGAGGATTTACGCAAAAACAACAGCTCAAAGAATGATGCACATATGACTGACATGCAGCTTGACACATGTTTTGGACAAATATGGCAAGAAACCATAAATGAGCTATCAtttactggactgaagcaaAGAAATGTATTCGATTATGTTTTCAGGCAACTTCGAGAAAACATGAAACAGAAAGGAGGTTCTGTTAcagagcaattaatgacagtgaaactgaaagaTCATGGAACAGGAGTGTTCAAAATCACTAAAGAAGTCTTTTACAAAAGGTGGATTAAACAGATGTTCAATGACAACTCTGCAGTGGAGCTACAAAATTTAGCAGATAATATCATTCACACATGCACTCAGTTTGTTCTGGAGAAGACTGCAATGCATTCAGATTATCATGACACCTACATTCAAGAGGTCCTACACATCATTGATGACAGATATATGTCCAACAAGAATATCCGGTTTTCAGATGAATTTGAACTGTCCCTGAAACTGCACATTTGTGGGTTTTCTGCGAGAGCATTTCAAGACATGCATGAACGTTTCATTAAGGACAATGACCCACGTAGATGCCTTGACCAGTATAAAGACAAATATCGCAATGATTTCAAGGACCTGTTCCATGATCGCGATCAGTGTCAAAGAAAGGCTGAAGAATTCACTAAACTGTGCTTGATGCCTGCGGTTGAGCAATTCATCTACAGTTCCTTGGGTCCAGACATTGTTGACAAAATGCTTCagggaaaaaatgcatttcaattcAGCACACGTGCATTTTTCCAGTACTCACTCTTAAAGCAACTTGTGAATGAAAATAACTTTGAACAGTATGTGAAATACATTAGCTACTATGAAGGTTTCGTTAAGGGCTGGATATTAGatcaaatatataaacagtttTCAAATAACCATGAAGTGTCTGAGTTGGAGGAACGTCACCTTCGAGGAATTACCAAGCAGATAGTAGAAGCTGTCAAAATGGCAcagaatgaaacaaacaaagatGGCATCAAAGGATTCATACAGTGCATATGCAGGAAGCTTGGACAAAAGCTTATAATTCCCAAAGATGCTCTAGAAACAGTGATGGTTTTAAACAATGCTTCTGAAGAGCCATTTGCATGCTGGCTAACCAAATCTGTAGAGGAGATGGAACAGACACTGAAGCAACAATTTAAGCAAGTCAACATACAGTGCAAACTCAGAAAGCTCAAAATGAAACCCCAGGATGAGCTCTTCAAGCGTGTGTTTGGATGTGGCAAACAGTGTCCATTCTGCAAAACTCCATGTGAGGCTGGTGGAGAAGCCCACACTGAACACTGTGCTTCAGTTCACAGACCTCAGGGACTGGGTCGATATAGTGATGAATACTCAAAAAAATTAGTGACTAATATCTGCTCAACAGATGTCC
- the si:dkey-85k7.12 gene encoding interferon-induced very large GTPase 1: MDCPSEEEEFADAIEYLEDEQQTFTSGAHAVEADQKEDVSKLQDIPAPNKISVHLIGTSSVTLAWDSPDNISTFELTHYSLTSTNQTSTITNASTIEVQDLCPGTEYTFNLVSVSDNGERSVGVKVTACTRPVPPENFKVESVGTTSVSLIWDASGCEENTFHVACSQNGKRFQEEITNSRTVAFSDLSPGKKYSFHITKVLSNGNRSKEAVTYAQTKTNIQNLLQDLGLEQYYPNKLSLSDVLQIEKRSVTDEPAQSLSSLPWLFLKKLMMVNVTARSVKYSSDESEDISSLDLYNETLDFLTDQNSSVNPLDIVTALFLCSDGFLQQEMASKMSMCQFSVPLLLPNCDSHHCMFMLWALRDIVKKCRPHSLSDPRGFVEERIVHSELPLVSFVRLGDCSISKSQILNKLLSNPQQYHDTFVHGDMDCGDIPRKISNGLVEMSWYLPCGNKNIDVFPEPVAVANLRGDISTFETQYSFLCQTSTAVFVFFDNIDRNCKLLTNQHAKAQFFLVGNVQNKAFDLEQLKRTASEMSLKKNNIILKTNQNDANFVKNLHSSVNHIINNHTNKARLEGMDTIAHELGILVDEDIQECQKAKHNAHVLMENIQDTLQFKETQLPLQGKIWKDLAKLEKEECRLRKAGDQNIETYKSDLQIKKTELRKQQSKYDISEAMSCFVSALSSSNKERSYFLKWMRMNLDNLSRTSLSSLREQYKEKCQQLLENKEEIAQLDQQISNSSLGIEHFLREMGQLYEAAVSLPENLESHQQMLHLPRLCAELMLDGFPLELVDGDASNIPLRWVSDVLQYLSSLVQPNNKIMVITVLGVQSTGKSTLLNTMFGVQFAVSSGRCTRGAFMQLIKVKDDIKQKLGCDYLVIIDTEGLKSPELAKLDDSHEHDNELATLVVGLSDITIINIAMENSTEMKDILQIVVHAFIRMKEIGKKPKCQFVHQNVADVSAHDKNMRDRKLLLEQLNEMTEAAAKMENKDEYKKFTDVIEYDPETCNWYIPGLWHGNPPMAPVNAGYSEAVYDLKKNMTDVIGKCKLKTPANNIVDFLEWTKSLWNAVKFENFIFSFRNSLVADAYMRLCAEFHKWEWSFKKDMHSWLTEAVTRVSNFEILKLKTDKSDLQDLLCRLKQEADTKLDSLEKTTMENLSKYFEQTEGHVYLVEKYKEEFVSSVKSLRRETESSLLTQLEAAVEIRRAMNNVDNIKKTFTDTMEKKVLGLLENLRKNNSSNCDAHMTDMQLDGFFEQIWQETINELSFTGLKRKNIFDSVFRQLRENMKQKGSSVAEQLMTVKLKDYGRVAFKVTKEVFYKRWYKRMTNNNSAVDLQNLADNIIRTCSQFVLDKTTRHSDYHDTYIQEILHIIDDRLMSNKNIGSDEFELSLKLHICGSSAKAFQDMHECFIKDNDPHRCLDQYKDKYRNDFKDLFHDRDQCQRKAEEFTKLCLMPAVETFIYSSLGPDIVDKMLQGKNAFQFSTRAFFQYTLLKQLLNEDKFEQYVKYISTYEWFVKGWILDQITEQFSNGHEVSDLEECHLRIITKEIVGAVKMAQNETNEDGIKGFIQCICRRLGQKLIIPKDALETVMILNNASQEPFALWLIQSVEEMEQTLKEELKKINIQGKLSKLKMNPQDELFKRVFGCGKQCPFCSAPCEAGGDAHTDHCASVHRPQGLGSCRKIRTKKLVTNICSTNVHSEVNFICFETDFKFHPYKRYKEIFPDWHIPADASIQASDYWKYVMARFNTKFAEEYSARPADIPLTWKSISKQQAEKSLKESFSIK; encoded by the exons ATGGACTGCCCCAGTGAGGAGGAA GAATTCGCAGATGCTATTGAATACCTTGAAGACGAACAACAAACATTTACTTCAGGAGCACATGCTGTTGAGGCTGATCAAAAGGAAGATGTTTCCAAGTTACAAG ATATTCCAGCACCAAATAAAATTTCAGTGCACCTTATTGGGACCAGTTCTGTTACTCTTGCTTGGGATAGTCCAGACAACATATCTACATTTGAGTTGACCCACTACAGTCTCACATCTACAAATCAGACCTCTACCATCACAAATGCCTCAACCATCGAGGTGCAAGATCTGTGTCCAGGAACCGAGTACACTTTCAACCTTGTTTCGGTGTCAGACAATGGAGAACGCAGTGTGGGAGTTAAAGTGACTGCATGCACCA GGCCAGTCCCACCTGAAAACTTCAAGGTTGAGAGTGTGGGCACCACATCAGTTTCTCTTATTTGGGATGCATCTGGCTGTGAGGAGAACACATTTCATGTTGCATGCAGCCAGAATGGAAAAAGGTTTCAGGAAGAGATAACAAATTCAAGAACTGTGGCTTTCAGTGATCTAAGTCCAGGAAAGAAGTACTCTTTTCATATTACTAAAGTGCTTTCAAATGGCAACAGAAGTAAAGAAGCAGTCACATATGCTCAAACCA AAACAAACATCCAGAACCTTTTACAGGATTTGGGCTTGGAACAGTACTACCCAAACAAACTCTCACTCAGCGATGTGCTACAGATTGAGAAGAGGTCGGTGACAGATGAGCCAGCCCAGTCTCTGTCATCTTTGCCATGGCTGTTCTTGAAGAAACTGATGATGGTGAATGTGACTGCAAGAAGTGTCAAATATTCATCTGATGAGAGTGAGGATATATCAAGCTTAGATTTATACAATGAAACACTTGATTTTCTGACTGATCAGAATAGCAGTGTAAATCCTTTAGACATAGTGACTGCCCTTTTCCTTTGTTCAGATGGTTTCCTCCAACAGGAAATGGCCTCAAAAATGTCAATGTGTCAGTTCTCTGTGCCTTTGCTTCTACCAAACTGTGACAGTCACCATTGTATGTTCATGCTTTGGGCCTTGAGAGATATTGTGAAAAAATGTAGACCTCATTCCTTGTCAGACCCAAGAGGCTTTGTGGAGGAGAGAATTGTTCACTCTGAGCTCCCGTTAGTATCTTTTGTTAGGCTTGGTGATTGCAGCATTTCTAAATCTCAGATCTTAAACAAATTGCTTAGCAACCCCCAACAGTATCATGACACTTTTGTACATGGTGATATGGATTGTGGTGACATTCCAAGAAAGATATCAAATGGGTTAGTAGAGATGAGTTGGTATCTACCTTGtggaaacaaaaacattgatGTTTTTCCTGAACCCGTGGCTGTTGCAAATTTAAGAGGTGATATCAGTACCTTTGAAACACAGTACTCTTTCTTATGTCAGACGTCCACTGCGGTTTTTGTGTTCTTTGACAATATAGACAGAAACTGTAAGTTACTCACCAACCAACATGCTAAAGCACAGTTTTTTTTAGTGGGTAATGTACaaaacaaagcatttgattTGGAGCAGCTGAAAAGAACAGCCTCTGAaatgagtttgaagaaaaacaacatCATTCTGAAGACCAATCAAAATGATGcgaattttgttaaaaatctgCATTCTTCAGTAAATCACATAATTAATAATCATACCAACAAAGCACGTCTGGAGGGAATGGACACTATAGCACATGAACTCGGAATTTTAGTTGATGAAGACATCCAGGAATGccagaaagcaaaacataatGCGCATGTCTTGATGGAAAATATACAGGACACACTGCAGTTCAAAGAGACACAGCTTCCCCTTCAGGGTAAAATCTGGAAAGATTTGGCAAAACTGGAAAAAGAGGAATGCAGACTCCGGAAAGCTGGTGATCAAAACATAGAAACATACAAGAGTGATCTCCAAATTAAAAAGACTGAACTCAGGAAACAACAGAGTAAATATGATATCTCAGAGGCCATGTCCTGTTTTGTTAGTGCACTATCAAGCTCAAACAAGGAGAGGTCCTACTTCTTGAAGTGGATGCGGATGAACCTTGACAATCTCTCCCGAACAAGTCTCTCTAGCCTCCGAGAGCAGTACAAAGAAAAGTGTCAGCAACTGTTAGAAAACAAAGAGGAAATTGCACAGCTTGACCAACAGATCTCTAACAGTTCTTTAGGAATAGAGCACTTCCTGCGTGAAATGGGCCAACTCTATGAAGCTGCAGTGTCACTACCAGAAAACTTAGAATCACATCAACAGATGCTTCACTTACCCAGATTATGTGCTGAGCTGATGTTGGATGGATTCCCTCTGGAACTGGTTGATGGAGATGCCTCAAATATTCCTCTCAGATGGGTGAGTGATGTGCTTCAGTATCTGAGCTCTTTGGTGCAgcctaataataaaattatggtGATTACAGTTTTAGGAGTTCAGAGCACAGGGAAGTCCACCTTGCTGAACACCATGTTTGGAGTTCAGTTTGCAGTCAGCAGTGGAAGATGCACCAGAGGAGCTTTTATGCAGCTGATCAAAGTCAAAGATGACATCAAACAAAAACTTGGCTGTGATTATTTAGTGATAATTGACACTGAAGGCCTAAAATCCCCAGAGCTGGCAAAATTAGATGATAGTCATGAACATGACAATGAATTAGCCACACTTGTTGTTGGATTGAGTGACATCACAATCATCAACATCGCAATGGAGAATTCCACAGAGATGAAGGATATTTTGCAGATTGTAGTTCATGCTTTCATCAGAATGAAGGAAATAGGTAAAAAACCTAAGTGTCAATTTGTCCACCAAAATGTTGCTGATGTATCAGCCCATGATAAGAACATGAGAGATCGAAAACTTTTGCTGGAGCAGCTGAATGAGATGACTGAGGCAGCAGCTAAAATGGAGAACAAGGATGAGTATAAAAAGTTCACTGATGTGATTGAGTATGATCCAGAAACGTGCAATTGGTATATCCCTGGACTCTGGCATGGAAATCCTCCAATGGCACCAGTAAATGCTGGCTACTCTGAGGCTGTATATGACCTTAAAAAGAACATGACTGACGTAATTGGAAAATgcaaactcaaaacacctgcaaacaACATTGTTGATTTTTTGGAGTGGACAAAAAGCTTGTGGAATGCAGTCAAATTTGAAAATTTCATATTTAGCTTCAGAAACAGCTTGGTGGCTGATGCATACATGAGATTGTGTGCAGAATTCCATAAATGGGAATGGTCCTTCAAGAAGGATATGCACTCTTGGTTAACAGAAGCTGTAACGAGAGTGTCAAATTTTGAGATACTCAAATTGAAAACAGACAAATCAGACTTGCAGGATCTTTTATGTAGACTGAAACAAGAAGCTGACACAAAGCTTGACTCATTGGAAAAGACCACAATGGAAAATCTGTCCAAATACTTTGAACAAACAGAGGGTCATGTCTACCTTGTGGAAAAGTACAAAGAAGAATTTGTGAGCAGTGTAAAATCTCTCAGGAGGGAAACTGAGAGCTCTTTGCTGACACAGCTTGAGGCAGCAGTGGAGATCAGAAGAGCAATGAACAATGTGGATAACATCAAGAAAACATTCACTGATACAATGGAGAAAAAAGTGCTGGGCCTCTTGGAGAATTTGCGTAAAAACAACAGCTCAAATTGTGATGCACATATGACTGACATGCAGCTTGATGgattttttgaacaaatatgGCAAGAAACCATTAATGAGCTGTCGTTTACTGGATTGAAgcgaaaaaatatatttgattccGTTTTCAGGCAGCTTCGAGAAAACATGAAACAGAAAGGAAGTTCGGTTGcagagcaattaatgacagtgAAACTTAAAGATTATGGAAGAGTGGCGTTTAAAGTCACTAAAGAAGTCTTTTACAAAAGGTGGTATAAACGTATGACCAATAACAACTCTGCAGTGGATCTACAGAATTTAGCAGATAATATCATTCGGACATGCTCTCAGTTTGTCCTGGACAAGACAACAAGGCATTCAGATTACCACGACACCTACATTCAGGAAATACTACACATAATTGATGACAGACTGATGTCCAACAAGAATATAGGGTCAGATGAATTTGAACTGTCTTTGAAACTGCACATTTGTGGGTCTTCTGCAAAAGCATTTCAAGATATGCATGAATGTTTCATTAAGGACAATGACCCACATAGATGCCTTGATCAGTATAAAGACAAATATCGCAATGATTTCAAAGACCTGTTCCATGATCGTGATCAGTGTCAGAGAAAGGCTGAAGAATTCACCAAACTGTGCTTGATGCCTGCGGTTGAGACATTCATCTACAGCTCCTTGGGTCCAGACATTGTTGACAAAATGCTTCagggaaaaaatgcatttcaattcAGCACACGTGCATTTTTCCAGTACACACTCTTAAAGCAACTTTTGAATGAAGACAAGTTTGAACAGTATGTGAAATATATCAGCACTTATGAATGGTTTGTTAAGGGCTGGATATTAGATCAAATCACTGAACAGTTTTCGAATGGCCATGAAGTGTCTGACTTGGAGGAATGTCACCTTAGAATAATCACCAAAGAAATAGTAGGAGCTGTCAAAATGGCACAGAATGAAACAAACGAAGATGGCATCAAGGGATTTATACAATGCATATGCAGGAGGCTTGGGCAAAAGTTAATAATTCCCAAAGATGCCCTAGAGACAGTGATGATCCTAAACAATGCATCTCAAGAGCCATTTGCTCTCTGGCTAATCCAGTCTGTAGAAGAGATGGAACAGACACTAAAGGAAGAGTTGAAGAAAATCAACATACAAGGCAAACTGTCAAAACTCAAAATGAACCCCCAGGATGAGCTCTTCAAGCGAGTGTTTGGATGTGGGAAACAGTGTCCATTCTGCAGTGCACCATGTGAGGCTGGTGGAGATGCGCACACTGATCACTGTGCTTCAGTACACAGACCTCAGGGACTCGGTTCCTGCAGAAAAATTCGCACAAAAAAATTAGTGACAAATATTTGCTCAACAAATGTCCACAGTGAagtaaattttatttgttttgagactgattttaaattTCATCCTTACAAAAGATACAAAGAAATCTTTCCTGACTGGCACATCCCAGCTGATGCTAGCATACAGGCCTCAGATTACTGGAAATATGTGATGGCTCGTTTCAACACAAAGTTTGCTGAAGAATACAGTGCCCGTCCTGCTGATATACCCTTGACCTGGAAATCCATTTCAAAGCAGCAAGCtgagaaaagtttaaaagagtCATTCAGCATTAAATAA